A part of Streptomyces sp. NBC_01210 genomic DNA contains:
- a CDS encoding penicillin acylase family protein, which produces MRRRTGRLGTATTAAVFALAAGLLTPLPQAAAEVAAPTASADGDRCQSQCADILPPGENGNATLADILAHRVFGTRPAHSSDQLGRYDSLVGGYGGLTDAKLTDFFNDSSFGVPAGQAESVSTPRPDVTITRDKKTGVPHIKGTTRYGTEFGAGFAAGQDRLWMMDLFRHIGRGELTPFAGGALANQGLEQQFWPSAPYTEADYEAQIERIRATEGARGEQAMADAQAYVDGINAYRVQSKNGRYFPGEYVLTGHIDSITNVGEIQPFKLTDLISIASVVGGQFGGGGGGEVQAALSLLAAQQKYGLVEGTRVWESFRQREDPEAVLTVHDGTGFPYANKPANPRGTALPDTGSVVPEQLVHDRTGAAGTDAKSPLRVPKSLRPAQGMYDDGVIAPGSIGGGRGMSNALVVSGRNTASGNPIAVFGPQTGYFAPQLMMLQELQGPGISARGVSFAGVGMYVQMGRGQDYAWSATSAAQDITDTYAIELCVPGGGTPGKDADHYLYRGVCTPMEKLERRNAWKPTVADSTAAGSYRMQVWRTKYGMVTHRATVGGKPVAYTSLRTTYRHEADSIIGFQMLNDPSYVTDAKSFQQAAHNIDYAFNWFYADSRTAAYFNSGMNPVRAADVDPALPVKAEQPYEWQGFDPAVNTASYTPFAQHPQSIGQDYYISWNNRQAKGYATAAFGFGAVHRGDLLDDRVAKLVADGAVTRAALTRAMADAAVADLRGEQLLPELLKVLRSQPVTDPQLDAAVQKLESWRAAGSQRRETAPGSHSYTHADAVRIMDAWWPLLIEAEFKPGLGDGLYQALAGNLAIDESPAASHGATGAHSGSAFQNGWWAFADKDLRQVLGEPVQGPLAKTYCGNGDLAVCRDALLATLKQATAKPATEVYPGDGSCGAGNQWCTDSIIHRALGGITHPAVNWQNRPTYQQVVEFPSHR; this is translated from the coding sequence ATGCGACGACGCACCGGAAGACTCGGAACTGCCACCACTGCCGCGGTGTTCGCGCTAGCCGCGGGGTTGCTGACCCCGCTGCCGCAGGCCGCGGCCGAAGTCGCGGCCCCCACCGCATCCGCCGACGGCGACCGCTGTCAGAGCCAGTGCGCCGACATCCTGCCGCCCGGCGAGAACGGCAACGCCACCCTCGCCGATATCCTCGCCCACCGCGTCTTCGGTACCCGCCCCGCCCACAGCTCCGACCAACTGGGCCGCTACGACTCCCTGGTGGGCGGCTACGGCGGACTCACCGACGCCAAGCTCACCGACTTCTTCAACGACTCCTCCTTCGGTGTCCCCGCAGGCCAGGCCGAGTCCGTCAGCACCCCCCGCCCCGACGTCACGATCACCCGCGACAAGAAGACCGGCGTCCCGCACATCAAGGGCACCACCCGCTACGGCACCGAGTTCGGCGCCGGATTCGCCGCCGGCCAGGACCGGCTGTGGATGATGGACCTCTTCCGGCACATCGGCCGCGGCGAACTCACCCCGTTCGCCGGCGGTGCGCTCGCCAACCAGGGCCTGGAGCAGCAGTTCTGGCCCTCCGCCCCGTACACCGAGGCCGACTACGAGGCGCAGATCGAGCGGATCCGCGCCACCGAGGGCGCCCGTGGCGAGCAGGCCATGGCCGACGCCCAGGCGTACGTCGACGGCATCAACGCCTACCGGGTGCAGTCCAAGAACGGACGGTACTTCCCCGGCGAGTACGTCCTGACCGGCCATATCGACTCGATCACCAACGTCGGTGAGATCCAGCCCTTCAAGCTCACCGACCTGATCTCCATCGCCTCGGTGGTCGGCGGCCAGTTCGGCGGCGGAGGCGGCGGCGAGGTGCAGGCAGCTCTCTCCCTGCTCGCCGCCCAGCAGAAGTACGGCCTGGTGGAAGGCACCAGGGTCTGGGAGTCCTTCCGGCAGCGCGAGGACCCCGAGGCCGTGCTCACCGTCCACGACGGCACCGGTTTCCCGTACGCCAACAAGCCCGCGAACCCGCGCGGCACCGCGCTGCCCGACACCGGATCCGTCGTCCCCGAGCAGCTCGTCCATGACAGAACCGGCGCCGCGGGCACCGACGCCAAGTCCCCGCTGCGGGTCCCGAAGAGCCTCAGGCCCGCACAGGGCATGTACGACGACGGAGTCATCGCGCCCGGCTCGATCGGCGGTGGGCGCGGGATGTCCAATGCGCTCGTCGTCTCCGGCAGGAACACCGCGAGCGGCAACCCGATCGCCGTCTTCGGCCCGCAAACCGGCTATTTCGCGCCACAGCTGATGATGCTCCAGGAGCTCCAGGGCCCCGGCATCTCCGCTCGCGGGGTCTCCTTCGCCGGCGTCGGCATGTACGTCCAGATGGGCCGCGGCCAGGACTACGCCTGGTCCGCCACCTCCGCAGCCCAGGACATCACCGACACCTATGCGATCGAGCTGTGCGTACCGGGCGGCGGCACCCCGGGCAAGGATGCCGACCACTACCTCTACCGAGGCGTCTGCACCCCCATGGAGAAACTGGAGCGCCGCAACGCGTGGAAGCCGACGGTGGCCGACTCCACCGCCGCCGGCTCCTACCGGATGCAGGTCTGGCGCACCAAGTACGGCATGGTCACCCACCGCGCCACGGTGGGCGGCAAGCCCGTCGCGTACACCTCGCTGCGCACCACCTACCGCCACGAGGCCGACTCGATCATCGGCTTCCAGATGCTCAACGACCCGTCGTACGTGACGGACGCCAAGTCCTTCCAGCAGGCCGCCCACAACATCGACTACGCCTTCAACTGGTTCTACGCCGACTCGCGCACCGCCGCCTATTTCAACAGCGGTATGAACCCGGTGCGGGCGGCCGACGTCGACCCGGCGCTGCCGGTCAAGGCGGAGCAGCCGTACGAGTGGCAGGGCTTCGACCCGGCGGTCAACACCGCCTCGTACACGCCCTTCGCCCAGCACCCCCAGTCCATCGGCCAGGACTACTACATCTCCTGGAACAACCGGCAGGCCAAGGGATACGCCACCGCGGCCTTCGGCTTCGGCGCCGTGCACCGTGGCGATCTGCTCGACGACCGGGTGGCGAAACTCGTCGCGGACGGCGCAGTGACCCGCGCCGCGCTCACCCGGGCGATGGCGGACGCGGCCGTCGCCGATCTGCGCGGCGAGCAGCTGCTGCCCGAGCTGTTGAAGGTGCTGCGCTCCCAGCCCGTGACCGACCCCCAACTGGATGCGGCTGTCCAGAAGTTGGAGTCCTGGCGGGCGGCAGGCTCGCAGCGCAGGGAGACCGCGCCCGGCTCGCACAGCTACACCCATGCCGACGCGGTGCGCATCATGGACGCCTGGTGGCCGCTACTGATCGAGGCCGAGTTCAAACCGGGGCTCGGCGACGGTCTCTACCAGGCTCTGGCCGGGAACCTCGCGATCGACGAGTCCCCGGCGGCCAGCCACGGAGCGACCGGCGCGCACAGCGGCTCCGCCTTCCAGAACGGCTGGTGGGCCTTCGCCGACAAGGATCTGCGTCAGGTACTGGGCGAGCCGGTCCAGGGCCCGCTGGCGAAGACGTACTGCGGCAACGGTGACCTCGCCGTCTGCCGTGACGCACTCCTCGCCACGCTGAAGCAGGCCACGGCCAAGCCCGCGACCGAGGTCTACCCCGGCGACGGCAGCTGCGGTGCGGGCAACCAGTGGTGCACGGACTCGATCATCCACCGTGCGCTGGGCGGCATCACCCACCCGGCGGTCAACTGGCAGAACCGGCCGACGTATCAGCAGGTCGTGGAGTTCCCGTCACACCGGTGA
- a CDS encoding RNA ligase (ATP) yields the protein MSTLRVTAELLTVHEHPNADALELAQVGLYRAVVAKGAYRSGDAAVYIPEQAVLPAELVEELGLTGRLAGRASDRVKAVRLRGELSQGIVCRPRALADLDLAQAAADGTDFAELLSITKWSPPIPPTMDGEVERAPELLPWVDIENIQRYPEIFEPGEPVVLTEKLHGSACLLTYSVADGERSGTEVPPAEAGRVQVSSKGFGSKGLALKEDPRNLYWRAVLGHDAPAVAARLAEKLGASRIGLFGEVYGAGVQDLAYGANARSEELGYAVFDVSAEIDGQVRWLDPAELLEGELPLVPRLYEGPYDIEKVLELASGRETVSGRELHLREGVVIRPATERYSPVVGGRAIAKAVSPAYLTRKGGTEYE from the coding sequence ATGTCGACGCTGCGAGTCACCGCAGAACTGCTCACCGTCCACGAGCACCCGAACGCCGATGCGCTCGAGCTGGCCCAGGTGGGTCTTTACCGCGCGGTCGTCGCCAAGGGCGCGTACCGCAGTGGCGACGCCGCCGTGTACATCCCGGAACAGGCCGTGTTGCCCGCGGAGTTGGTCGAGGAGCTGGGGCTGACCGGGCGTCTTGCCGGCAGGGCGTCCGACCGGGTCAAGGCGGTGCGGCTGCGCGGCGAGCTGTCGCAGGGCATCGTGTGCCGGCCGCGGGCGCTCGCAGACCTCGATCTGGCGCAGGCGGCCGCCGACGGCACGGACTTCGCGGAACTGCTCTCGATCACCAAGTGGTCGCCGCCCATCCCGCCCACGATGGACGGGGAGGTGGAGCGGGCGCCGGAGCTGCTGCCGTGGGTCGACATCGAGAACATCCAGCGCTACCCGGAGATATTCGAGCCGGGCGAGCCTGTGGTGCTGACCGAGAAGCTGCACGGCTCGGCCTGCCTCCTGACGTACAGCGTTGCGGACGGCGAGCGAAGTGGGACGGAAGTACCGCCGGCCGAAGCCGGGAGGGTCCAGGTGTCGTCGAAGGGCTTCGGCTCCAAGGGCCTGGCGCTCAAAGAGGATCCGCGGAATCTGTACTGGCGCGCGGTGCTCGGCCATGACGCCCCCGCGGTCGCGGCGCGCCTCGCAGAGAAGTTGGGGGCGAGCCGGATCGGTCTCTTCGGCGAGGTGTACGGCGCCGGGGTGCAGGACCTCGCCTACGGTGCCAACGCACGCTCCGAGGAGCTGGGTTACGCCGTCTTCGACGTATCGGCGGAGATCGACGGCCAGGTCCGCTGGCTGGACCCGGCCGAGCTGCTGGAGGGTGAACTGCCGCTCGTGCCACGGCTGTACGAGGGCCCGTACGACATCGAGAAGGTGCTGGAGCTGGCGAGCGGGCGGGAGACCGTGTCCGGGCGCGAGCTGCATCTGCGCGAGGGGGTCGTGATCCGTCCGGCCACCGAGCGCTACAGCCCGGTGGTGGGCGGCCGGGCGATCGCCAAGGCGGTCAGCCCCGCGTATCTGACGCGCAAGGGCGGCACGGAGTACGAGTAG
- a CDS encoding YiaA/YiaB family inner membrane protein, producing MSETPVKQQNTAAFYGQAVASFAVALAAVGLGILYLDADAWVRGFLAIAVLYLTTSAFTLAKVIRDRQEAGQIVSRVDQARLEKMLAEHDPFQKL from the coding sequence ATGAGTGAAACACCGGTCAAACAGCAGAACACGGCGGCTTTCTACGGACAGGCCGTCGCCTCCTTCGCCGTCGCCCTGGCGGCCGTCGGCCTCGGCATCCTCTATCTCGACGCGGACGCTTGGGTGCGCGGCTTCCTCGCCATCGCCGTCCTCTACCTCACGACCTCGGCGTTCACCCTGGCCAAGGTGATCAGGGACCGTCAGGAGGCCGGGCAGATCGTCAGCCGCGTCGACCAGGCACGGCTGGAGAAGATGCTCGCCGAGCACGACCCCTTCCAGAAGCTCTGA
- a CDS encoding serine-threonine protein kinase: MPDMSVEPYREITFDKDGDVDARQRDRLAELDVTDLVMFAHGWNNSPSIAAQLYSAFFAPFPGLLAASPGVRLGYVGVVWPSMKFTDEPVPDFSPSVFGPPTEPGLDKATQDALVELFPGHRATVERLARLLDEQPESEAAFAEFGVLARQLAEVPAGGLESGFTDDLPQAEQGPPAVLYEDALTLCRKFTLALEETGAVTEKPAVQSFSLGGGLKKAWKGAKELLRQTTYYAMKRRAGTVGELGLGPLLGQLARSSPEVRIHLVGHSQGARLVSFALRGLPDGVQNVKSLTLLQGAFSHYVFAPSLPHSTHSGGALRSMEHRVDGPVVACYSRHDIALGVIYPLASSLAGDDASAVGLDKRWWAMGHDGIQAVGQTSRLTLEQALRDGIPGSGCVSVDTASVVRRGGPPAGAHSDICHEELARVVVAAGRIGR; this comes from the coding sequence ATGCCGGATATGAGTGTGGAGCCGTACCGGGAAATCACCTTCGACAAGGACGGCGATGTCGATGCCCGGCAGCGCGACCGGCTGGCGGAGCTGGATGTCACCGATCTGGTGATGTTCGCGCACGGCTGGAACAACTCGCCATCCATTGCCGCCCAGTTGTACTCGGCCTTCTTCGCACCGTTTCCGGGGCTGCTGGCGGCCTCTCCCGGTGTACGGCTCGGATACGTGGGTGTCGTGTGGCCGTCGATGAAGTTCACGGACGAGCCGGTCCCCGACTTCAGTCCGTCCGTCTTCGGCCCGCCGACGGAACCAGGGCTCGACAAGGCGACGCAGGACGCCCTGGTCGAGCTCTTCCCCGGACACCGGGCGACGGTGGAACGGCTGGCCCGGCTCCTCGACGAGCAGCCCGAGTCGGAGGCCGCGTTCGCGGAGTTCGGCGTGCTGGCCCGGCAGTTGGCCGAAGTGCCGGCCGGCGGTCTCGAGTCCGGCTTCACGGACGATCTGCCGCAGGCGGAGCAGGGCCCGCCGGCTGTGCTGTACGAGGACGCGCTCACGCTGTGCCGGAAGTTCACCCTGGCGCTGGAGGAGACCGGCGCCGTGACGGAAAAGCCCGCCGTTCAGTCCTTCTCGCTCGGCGGCGGACTGAAGAAGGCGTGGAAGGGCGCGAAGGAGCTGCTGCGGCAGACGACGTACTACGCGATGAAGCGGCGCGCCGGGACGGTCGGCGAGCTGGGCCTCGGCCCGCTGCTCGGGCAGCTGGCCCGGTCCTCCCCCGAGGTGCGCATCCATCTGGTCGGACACAGCCAGGGGGCACGGCTGGTCTCCTTCGCGCTGCGCGGACTGCCCGACGGCGTACAGAACGTGAAATCGCTGACGCTCCTTCAGGGAGCCTTCTCGCACTATGTGTTCGCGCCGAGCCTGCCGCACTCGACGCACAGCGGCGGAGCTCTGCGCAGTATGGAGCACCGGGTCGACGGTCCTGTGGTCGCCTGCTATTCACGGCACGACATCGCGCTCGGGGTGATCTATCCGCTGGCGTCGAGCCTGGCCGGGGACGACGCGAGCGCGGTCGGGCTGGACAAGCGGTGGTGGGCGATGGGACACGACGGCATACAGGCCGTCGGGCAGACCTCGCGACTGACGCTGGAGCAGGCGCTGCGCGACGGGATTCCGGGCTCGGGCTGCGTCAGTGTGGACACGGCGTCGGTGGTGCGGCGCGGCGGGCCGCCGGCCGGTGCACACAGCGACATCTGCCATGAGGAGCTGGCGCGGGTGGTGGTTGCCGCCGGCCGCATCGGGCGCTGA
- a CDS encoding exo-beta-N-acetylmuramidase NamZ family protein: MSLSRRGLLAAGGAVGALAATSGCAEAQSGATVEQSGVSVARSGHGSRVRTGFDRLAADGYAQLSGQRVGVVTNPTGITEDVRHIVDVMHADERVNIVAVFGPEHGFRGTAQAGGSEGRYDDPATGLPVYDTFGKSGQPLADIFTTSGAETLVFDIQDAGARFYTYIWTLYDCMQAAALAGKRFVVLDRPNPLTGRAALGPVLDKAFATFVGREPISQAHGMTVTELAGLFNGEFLTKPVELETVRMSGWRRSDFFDGTGLPWVPPSPNMPTPDTALVYSGTCLFEGTNLSEGRGTTRPFELLGAEGIDRKWAEAANALGLPGVRFREAYFAPTFSKFQGKTIGGVQLHVHDRKSYDPVRTGIALLVTARRTWSGFAWRPDNWIDKLTGSAKVRTMIDAGAGTDEVVGAWRGELAAFRAVRKRYLRY; the protein is encoded by the coding sequence ATGAGCCTGTCCAGACGAGGCTTGCTGGCCGCGGGCGGCGCGGTGGGCGCGCTGGCGGCGACATCCGGTTGTGCCGAGGCGCAGTCCGGAGCGACCGTCGAGCAGTCCGGCGTGTCGGTCGCGCGGTCCGGCCACGGCAGCCGGGTCCGCACCGGATTCGACCGGCTGGCCGCCGACGGTTACGCGCAGCTGTCCGGACAGCGGGTCGGGGTGGTCACCAACCCCACCGGGATCACCGAGGACGTACGCCACATCGTGGATGTCATGCACGCCGACGAACGCGTGAACATCGTCGCCGTCTTCGGTCCCGAGCACGGCTTCCGCGGTACGGCGCAGGCGGGCGGTTCCGAGGGCCGCTACGACGACCCGGCGACCGGGCTGCCCGTCTACGACACATTCGGCAAGAGCGGGCAGCCGCTCGCCGACATCTTCACCACATCGGGCGCGGAGACGCTGGTCTTCGACATCCAGGACGCCGGCGCCCGTTTCTACACGTACATCTGGACGCTCTACGACTGCATGCAGGCGGCGGCGCTGGCGGGCAAGCGCTTCGTGGTGCTCGACCGGCCGAACCCGCTGACGGGCCGGGCCGCCCTCGGTCCCGTGCTCGACAAGGCCTTCGCGACCTTCGTGGGCCGCGAGCCGATCTCGCAGGCGCACGGCATGACCGTGACCGAGCTGGCGGGGCTGTTCAACGGTGAGTTCCTGACAAAGCCGGTAGAGCTGGAGACGGTACGGATGTCGGGCTGGCGGCGCTCGGACTTCTTCGACGGAACGGGCCTGCCATGGGTGCCGCCGAGCCCCAATATGCCGACGCCGGACACCGCGCTCGTCTACTCGGGGACCTGTCTCTTCGAGGGCACGAATCTGTCGGAGGGGCGCGGGACGACACGGCCGTTCGAGCTGCTGGGCGCGGAGGGCATCGACCGCAAGTGGGCGGAGGCCGCGAACGCGCTGGGGCTGCCCGGCGTCCGCTTCCGCGAGGCGTACTTCGCTCCGACGTTCTCCAAGTTCCAGGGCAAGACGATCGGCGGGGTCCAACTCCACGTCCACGACCGGAAGTCGTACGACCCGGTCCGCACAGGGATCGCGCTGCTGGTGACGGCCAGGCGGACCTGGAGCGGTTTCGCCTGGCGCCCGGACAACTGGATCGACAAGCTGACGGGCTCGGCGAAAGTACGCACGATGATCGACGCGGGCGCCGGGACGGACGAGGTGGTCGGGGCGTGGCGGGGCGAGCTGGCCGCGTTCCGGGCTGTACGGAAGAGGTATCTGCGGTACTGA
- the soxR gene encoding redox-sensitive transcriptional activator SoxR, which yields MPQIPEKIHELTVGQLSARSGAAVSALHFYESKGLISSRRTTGNQRRYSRDALRRVAFVRAAQRVGIPLATIRDALAELPEERTPDREDWARLSAAWRTELDERIKQLGRLRDHLTDCIGCGCLSLETCVLSNPDDISGERMTGSRLLPERRRPAEDCC from the coding sequence GTGCCACAGATTCCCGAGAAGATCCACGAGCTCACGGTCGGCCAGCTGTCCGCGCGCAGTGGCGCGGCCGTGTCCGCCCTGCACTTCTACGAGTCCAAGGGCCTGATCAGCAGCCGCAGGACCACCGGCAACCAGCGCCGCTACAGCAGGGACGCCCTGCGCCGCGTCGCATTCGTGCGCGCCGCGCAGCGCGTCGGTATTCCGCTTGCCACCATCCGGGACGCGCTCGCCGAGCTGCCCGAGGAGCGCACGCCCGACCGTGAGGACTGGGCGCGGCTGTCCGCGGCCTGGCGGACCGAACTCGACGAGCGCATCAAGCAGCTCGGCCGGCTCCGTGACCATCTCACCGACTGCATCGGCTGCGGCTGTCTCTCGCTGGAGACCTGTGTGCTGTCCAACCCGGACGACATCTCCGGCGAGCGGATGACCGGCTCGCGGCTGCTGCCGGAGCGCCGCCGGCCCGCGGAGGACTGCTGCTGA
- a CDS encoding MaoC family dehydratase produces MAEPRIFTSADELRAGVGAQLGHSEWLEIEQKRIDLFADATGDHQWIHVDPERAASGPFGTTIAHGYLTLSLLPTFVPQILRVEGMKMGINYGANKVRFPSPVPVGSRLRASAVLQNVEEAGGGVQVTALVTVEREGGDKPVCVAESVSRYYF; encoded by the coding sequence ATGGCCGAGCCGAGGATCTTCACCTCCGCCGATGAACTGCGCGCCGGAGTCGGCGCGCAGCTGGGGCACAGCGAATGGCTGGAAATCGAGCAGAAGCGGATCGATCTCTTCGCCGACGCCACCGGGGACCACCAGTGGATCCATGTGGACCCGGAGCGGGCCGCGAGCGGCCCCTTCGGCACGACGATCGCGCACGGCTATCTCACACTGTCGCTGCTGCCGACCTTCGTACCGCAGATCCTGCGGGTCGAGGGCATGAAGATGGGCATCAACTACGGGGCCAACAAGGTCCGCTTCCCCTCCCCCGTGCCGGTGGGCTCGCGGCTGCGCGCGTCGGCGGTCCTGCAGAACGTCGAGGAGGCGGGCGGCGGTGTGCAGGTGACCGCCCTCGTCACGGTGGAGCGCGAGGGCGGCGACAAGCCGGTGTGCGTGGCCGAGTCGGTGTCCCGCTACTACTTCTGA
- a CDS encoding acyl-CoA dehydrogenase family protein codes for MDLELSEEQAAVRQLAKDFVDREITPHVVVWDRAETVDKSIVKKLGALGFLGLTIDERYGGSGGDHLAYCLVTEELGRGDSSVRGIVSVSLGLVTKTIAAWGDESQKREWLPRLTAGESIGCFGLTEPGTGSDAGNLTTRAVRDGDDYVINGSKMFITNGTWADVVLLFARTNDTPGHKGVSAFLVPADTPGLSRRTIHGKLGLRGQATAELVLEDVRVPAATLLGPEGKGFSIAMSALAKGRMSVAAGCVGIAQAALDAAVGYAGEREQFGRSIASYQLVQELISDISVDVDAARLLTWRVADLVDRGEEFATAASQAKLFASEAAVRCANNALQVFGGYGYIDEYPVGKLLRDARVMTLYEGTSQIQKLIIGRALTGVSAF; via the coding sequence ATGGACCTGGAGCTCAGCGAGGAGCAGGCAGCCGTCCGGCAGCTGGCCAAGGACTTCGTCGACCGTGAGATCACCCCGCATGTCGTCGTATGGGACCGCGCCGAGACCGTCGACAAGTCGATCGTGAAGAAGCTGGGCGCGCTGGGCTTCCTCGGGCTCACCATCGATGAGCGGTACGGCGGCTCCGGCGGTGACCACCTGGCGTACTGCCTGGTCACGGAGGAGCTCGGGCGAGGCGATTCCTCGGTGCGCGGCATCGTCTCCGTATCCCTCGGCCTGGTGACCAAGACGATCGCCGCCTGGGGTGACGAGTCGCAGAAGCGCGAGTGGCTGCCCCGGCTCACCGCAGGCGAGTCGATCGGCTGCTTCGGGCTCACCGAGCCGGGCACCGGCTCCGACGCGGGAAATCTGACCACCAGGGCCGTGCGCGACGGCGACGACTACGTCATCAACGGCTCCAAGATGTTCATCACCAACGGCACCTGGGCCGATGTGGTGCTCCTCTTCGCCCGTACCAACGACACGCCCGGCCACAAGGGCGTCTCCGCCTTTCTGGTGCCGGCCGACACCCCCGGGCTGAGCCGTCGCACCATCCACGGAAAGCTCGGCCTGCGCGGCCAGGCCACCGCCGAGCTGGTTCTCGAGGACGTCCGTGTCCCCGCCGCCACCCTGCTCGGCCCCGAGGGCAAGGGCTTCTCCATCGCCATGTCCGCGCTGGCCAAGGGGCGGATGTCGGTCGCGGCGGGCTGCGTGGGCATCGCGCAGGCCGCCCTCGACGCGGCCGTCGGCTATGCGGGCGAGCGCGAGCAGTTCGGCAGGTCCATCGCCTCGTACCAGCTGGTCCAGGAGCTGATCAGCGACATCTCGGTGGACGTGGACGCGGCCCGGCTGCTGACCTGGCGGGTCGCCGACCTCGTCGACCGCGGCGAGGAGTTCGCCACCGCCGCGTCCCAGGCCAAGCTCTTCGCCTCCGAGGCCGCCGTGCGATGCGCCAACAACGCTCTGCAGGTCTTCGGCGGCTACGGGTACATCGACGAGTACCCGGTCGGCAAACTGCTGCGCGACGCCCGGGTGATGACCCTCTACGAAGGCACCAGTCAGATCCAGAAGCTGATCATCGGTCGCGCGCTCACCGGAGTCTCCGCGTTCTGA
- a CDS encoding TetR/AcrR family transcriptional regulator produces MSTAQDTADEDMPWGEVTPEAARRLLVAAVEAFAERGYHATTTRDIAGRAGMSPAALYIHYKTKEELLHRISRIGHDKALEILSAAAAGDGAPSERLADAVRSFVRWHAGRHDTAHVVQYEIDALSDDHRTEILELRRRSDAVVRGILRDGVEMGEFDVPDVPGTTVAVLSLCIDVARWFNVRGSRTPDEVGALYADLVLRMVAARK; encoded by the coding sequence ATGAGTACGGCGCAGGACACGGCCGACGAGGACATGCCGTGGGGCGAGGTTACGCCCGAGGCGGCCAGAAGGCTGCTCGTCGCCGCCGTCGAGGCCTTCGCCGAACGCGGCTACCACGCGACGACGACCCGGGACATCGCCGGCCGCGCCGGGATGAGCCCGGCCGCGCTCTACATCCACTACAAGACCAAGGAAGAGCTGCTCCACCGGATCAGCCGGATCGGGCACGACAAGGCGCTGGAGATCCTTTCGGCGGCGGCCGCCGGCGACGGCGCACCGTCCGAGCGGCTCGCCGACGCGGTGCGCTCCTTCGTACGCTGGCACGCCGGGCGGCACGACACCGCGCACGTGGTGCAGTACGAAATCGACGCGCTCTCCGACGACCACCGCACCGAGATCCTGGAGCTGCGGCGCCGGAGCGACGCCGTCGTGCGGGGCATTCTGCGCGACGGCGTGGAGATGGGGGAGTTCGACGTCCCCGACGTGCCCGGCACCACGGTCGCCGTGCTGTCGCTCTGCATCGATGTGGCGCGCTGGTTCAACGTGCGGGGGAGCAGGACGCCCGACGAGGTCGGCGCGCTCTACGCCGACCTCGTCCTGCGTATGGTCGCCGCTCGGAAGTAG
- a CDS encoding SDR family oxidoreductase has product MGTVQGAGVVVTGAGGGIGAALARRFAAEGARVVVNDLDATRTKAIADEIGATAVPGDASEIVEAARDALDGTVDVYCANAGLASPGDAFADEEVWAAAWDVNLMAHVRAARILLPDWLERGSGRFVSTVSAAGLLTMVGAAPYSVTKHGAYAFAEWLSLTYRHRGIKVHAICPQGVRTDMLTAAGSAGELVLAPTAIDPEDVADALFEGMEADRFLILPHPEVAEYYQARAATPERWLNGMNHIQQKWEGAAR; this is encoded by the coding sequence ATGGGTACGGTGCAGGGCGCTGGGGTTGTGGTCACAGGCGCGGGCGGCGGCATTGGCGCCGCACTCGCCCGCCGGTTCGCGGCGGAGGGCGCCCGCGTCGTGGTCAACGACCTCGATGCCACAAGGACCAAGGCGATCGCCGACGAGATCGGCGCGACCGCGGTACCCGGCGACGCCTCCGAGATTGTGGAGGCGGCCCGCGACGCGCTGGACGGCACCGTGGACGTGTACTGCGCCAACGCCGGCCTCGCGTCGCCCGGCGACGCCTTCGCCGACGAAGAGGTCTGGGCGGCTGCCTGGGACGTCAATCTCATGGCGCATGTCCGCGCGGCCCGCATCCTGCTGCCCGACTGGCTGGAGCGCGGCAGCGGCCGCTTCGTCTCCACCGTCTCTGCCGCCGGGCTGCTCACCATGGTCGGCGCGGCGCCGTACAGCGTCACGAAGCACGGCGCGTACGCCTTCGCCGAGTGGCTCTCGCTCACCTACCGCCACCGCGGCATCAAGGTCCATGCGATCTGCCCCCAGGGCGTGCGTACGGACATGCTGACGGCGGCCGGGTCGGCGGGCGAGCTCGTCCTCGCGCCGACCGCGATCGATCCCGAGGACGTCGCCGACGCGCTCTTCGAGGGCATGGAGGCCGACCGCTTCCTGATCCTGCCGCACCCCGAGGTCGCCGAGTACTACCAGGCCCGCGCCGCCACGCCCGAACGCTGGCTCAACGGAATGAACCACATCCAGCAGAAGTGGGAAGGGGCGGCGCGGTGA